CTTCGAGGTGAAGCAGCTCGAAATGGCTGGGGCGTGGCTCGGGCGGCAGGGCGCAGCCCATGACATCGGCGCCGAGCTCCTTCAACAGGAATGCCAGCCAACTGCCCTTGAAGCCTGTGTGGCCGGTGACGAGAACCCGTCTGCCCGAGAACGAGGCCAGCACGTCCCTCATGTCTATCGAACCCACGGTGCATTCCCCGATGCATAGAGCGAGTTGAGAAACTGGTATTCGCGGCTCGTGTCCATCGGCTGCCAGAAGCCGTCGTGCTCGAAGACGCACATCTGGCGATCGGCGACCAGGCGAGCCATGGGTTCCTGCTCCAGCACCAGGTCTTCCTGCTCGTTGAGATAGTCGAAGAACTCACGGCGGCAGACGAAGAACCCGCCTGAGATCCGTCCGGCTGTAGCCTGCGGCTTCTCGTTGAACTCCACGACCACACCATCGTCTGTCGCGCGTAATTCGCCGAACCGACTTGGGGGACGCACCCCGGTAATCGTCAGGATCCTTCCGTGCGCGCGGTGAAAGGCCACCAACTTGTCGATGTCGATGTCGCCCAGGCCATCACCATAGGTGAGCAAGAACTCCTCGTCGCTCGCGATGTACTTCTTGATCTTGCGCACTCGCGCTCCTGTCATCGCGTCCTGACCAGTGTCGGCCAGCGTGACTCGCCAATCGGCTTCATCGTGGTTGGTCAGGTACTGCACCTGACCCCCGCGACCGAGCACGATCGTCGCGTCCTGCGTGTGCGCCTCGTAGTTCAGGAAGAAGTCGCGGATGACCTGGCCCTGATAGCCCAGGCACAGCACGAAGTCCCTGTAGCCGAACCCGGCGTAGTACTTCATGATGTGCCACAGAATCGGCTGGCGGCCGATCGGGATCATCGGCTTCGGAATGTTGTCGGCGACGTCGCGAATCCGTGAGCCGTAGCCGCCACAGAGAATGACAGTTTTCAACGCCCCACCCGCAGTTTGTTCTGTCTTCGTGTTGACCACAGCGGCACCCGGATACGCCCCGGGGTCGTGAAGAAGGGCACATCTCGCTCCTCACGCCACATTCTGCACCGCATGGAGCGCTCCCGTGCACAATTCCTCGTAGAGCGCCATGTATCGCGACACGGCCAGGTCCTCGCGAAAGTGCGCCTTGAACCGTTCAAGGCCATTATCGCCGAGAGTGCGGCGCAGCCCTGGGTTTCTGACCAGGCGGACGAGTGCCTCGGCCAGCGCGCCTGCGTCTCCCGGTTTGATGAGAATCCCGGACTCCATGTCTGTGACCTGTTCGGGCACGCCGGCAATCCGGCTCGCCACGACGGACTTTCCGAGACTCATCGCCTCGAGTATGACATTCGGGAAATCCTCGTGGGAAATAGACGGCAACACGATCACGTCGACCGTGTTCATTAGGTCGAAGACGTGTTCTTCGGAGCCGAGACAGTGAATGCAGTCGTCGAGCGCATGCTTCCGGATGAGAGCCTTCACTTCCGCCAACTTCGAACCCACGCCCTCGATGAGCAGCATCGGCATCTCGGACGGATCTAGTCGGCCTCGCATGACGCGCATGGCCTCGATGAGAACCGCGTGCCCTTTGCGTTGTTCGATGACCGCGATGACCGCGAGCAACGTGCGGTCGGGAGCCAGACCAAGGCGCTCCAGCACCGCTCCCCGATCTTCATGGAGCCGTCGCGGAGCGATGCCGTTCTGAATGGTCCGGACCTGCTCGACACGAAGCCGAAGCACTCGCCTGAGGGCGTCCGCGGCAAAACCAGAACCGGTCACGAATACCGTGACCGTGCCAGCGACGAGCCGGTCGATGGGATAGTCCGTCCACCGTAGGGGTGACGCGTACGGTTGGGCGATGTTGTTCACCACGTAGACAATCCGGCGAATGCCGGCCAGCCTGGCTGCCAGCACGGCAGCGTTGCAGGAGTAGGCTGCCGGGTAACCACCGTTGTTCACGTGGAGAATATCGACGCGCTCCCGGCGAAAGAACCGCCACAAAATCGCGGTGTTCCAGAGAAGAAAGAAGTAGCGAACCTGAAGAAGGAACAGGAGCAACTTCCAACCCCTGTCGACGATTTTGGGCAGGCTTCCGGTCAACTCCATCAACGTGGCGGTGTCACGGAGTCTCAGCGGGAACGTCGGCACCGGTGTGGAGACTCGGCTGCGGAACCCACGCTCGTACTCGAGGGTGTAACGGTAACTGAAACTCACGTCGAACTGCTCTCGCAAGGCGTCACTCCCCACGAGGTTGCCTACCATGTTCTCGGCACCGCTGAAGAACTGGCAGTCGGAGTGAACGTGCAGCCTGGGCTTCGTCACGAGACGGCGTCTTATGAATAGGCAGGAACCGTCATCGCGAGGCCAGCATCGATGGACACCCTCGGCGCCCAGGAGAGGGTCTGGCGAGCCAGCGTACTGTCGACGGCATAGTCCATCATGTCTGCAGGTCGGTAATCCAGGGCTCCGACGCGGATGAG
This portion of the Acidobacteriota bacterium genome encodes:
- a CDS encoding glucose-1-phosphate cytidylyltransferase — encoded protein: MKTVILCGGYGSRIRDVADNIPKPMIPIGRQPILWHIMKYYAGFGYRDFVLCLGYQGQVIRDFFLNYEAHTQDATIVLGRGGQVQYLTNHDEADWRVTLADTGQDAMTGARVRKIKKYIASDEEFLLTYGDGLGDIDIDKLVAFHRAHGRILTITGVRPPSRFGELRATDDGVVVEFNEKPQATAGRISGGFFVCRREFFDYLNEQEDLVLEQEPMARLVADRQMCVFEHDGFWQPMDTSREYQFLNSLYASGNAPWVR
- a CDS encoding glycosyltransferase family 4 protein, with translation MTKPRLHVHSDCQFFSGAENMVGNLVGSDALREQFDVSFSYRYTLEYERGFRSRVSTPVPTFPLRLRDTATLMELTGSLPKIVDRGWKLLLFLLQVRYFFLLWNTAILWRFFRRERVDILHVNNGGYPAAYSCNAAVLAARLAGIRRIVYVVNNIAQPYASPLRWTDYPIDRLVAGTVTVFVTGSGFAADALRRVLRLRVEQVRTIQNGIAPRRLHEDRGAVLERLGLAPDRTLLAVIAVIEQRKGHAVLIEAMRVMRGRLDPSEMPMLLIEGVGSKLAEVKALIRKHALDDCIHCLGSEEHVFDLMNTVDVIVLPSISHEDFPNVILEAMSLGKSVVASRIAGVPEQVTDMESGILIKPGDAGALAEALVRLVRNPGLRRTLGDNGLERFKAHFREDLAVSRYMALYEELCTGALHAVQNVA